From Streptomyces chrestomyceticus JCM 4735, one genomic window encodes:
- a CDS encoding TetR/AcrR family transcriptional regulator: MDEDPGTRVPDDSDVRDRVRQVVDRLGCSRREFARRIVMDPSKLSRSLGGTRRFTLAEIVRVADIGGVDVAWLLGSPGGSPAPARDREPVAVPEGGRPLQIVRETVRLIAEHGFHGVRVADIAAACGTSTAAVHYHFPGRDELLEAAVRWCMDEDTARRAAGLADAPDARAELLHLIALQTPRTAQQRRQWLVWLDLWAQAARSTAVGQLHEHYYRQWRTTVAEVLRRGVDQGVFRAVDPEPTALRLTALIDGLATQVLATAPDSTGPDTMHAALLTFIDHELAP, encoded by the coding sequence CTGGACGAAGACCCCGGCACCCGGGTCCCCGACGACAGCGACGTGCGCGACCGCGTCCGGCAGGTGGTCGACCGCCTCGGCTGCAGCCGCCGCGAGTTCGCCCGGCGCATCGTGATGGACCCCTCGAAGCTGTCCAGGTCGCTGGGCGGCACCCGGCGTTTCACCCTCGCCGAGATCGTCCGCGTCGCGGACATCGGCGGCGTGGACGTGGCGTGGCTGCTCGGCTCCCCGGGCGGCTCCCCGGCGCCGGCCCGGGACCGGGAGCCGGTCGCGGTGCCCGAGGGCGGCCGGCCGCTGCAGATCGTCCGGGAGACCGTCCGGCTGATCGCCGAGCACGGTTTCCACGGCGTCCGGGTCGCCGACATCGCCGCCGCCTGCGGCACCAGCACGGCCGCCGTGCACTACCACTTCCCCGGCCGCGACGAGCTGCTGGAAGCGGCCGTGCGCTGGTGCATGGACGAGGACACCGCGCGGCGCGCCGCGGGCCTGGCCGACGCGCCGGACGCCCGCGCCGAACTGCTGCACCTGATCGCGCTCCAGACGCCGCGCACCGCACAGCAGCGGCGGCAGTGGCTGGTCTGGCTCGACCTGTGGGCCCAGGCCGCGCGCTCCACCGCCGTCGGGCAGTTGCACGAGCACTACTACCGGCAGTGGCGGACCACCGTCGCCGAAGTCCTGCGCCGGGGCGTCGACCAGGGCGTCTTCCGCGCCGTGGACCCCGAGCCCACCGCACTGCGGCTGACCGCGCTCATCGACGGCCTGGCCACCCAGGTGCTGGCCACCGCGCCCGACAGCACCGGCCCCGACACCATGCACGCCGCGCTGCTCACCTTCATCGACCACGAACTGGCCCCCTGA
- a CDS encoding 3-keto-5-aminohexanoate cleavage protein, giving the protein MNNEVIITCALTGAGDTVRRSPHVPVTPEQIAKSAVEAASAGAAVVHIHVRDPETGAPSRDPRLYAEVVERVKETGTDVVINLTAGMGGDLVIDPDEPLRHLPGTDLVGGLERLPHVEELLPDICTLDCGSLNFGEGSNLYVSTPDMLRAGARRIQELGVRPELEIFDTGQLWFAKQLLAEGLLDEPTVFQLCMGVPWGAPADPGVLQSMVAMLPEGAQWASFALGRMQMPWVAQSILLGGNVRVGLEDNLYLSKGVKATNGQLVERAVQITELLGATVATPDQARARLGLKPRG; this is encoded by the coding sequence GTGAACAACGAGGTCATCATCACCTGTGCGCTGACCGGAGCCGGTGACACCGTGCGCCGCTCGCCGCACGTGCCCGTCACCCCCGAGCAGATAGCCAAGTCCGCCGTCGAGGCGGCCTCGGCGGGCGCCGCCGTCGTCCACATCCACGTACGCGACCCGGAGACCGGCGCCCCGTCCCGCGACCCGCGCCTGTACGCCGAGGTCGTCGAACGCGTCAAGGAGACCGGCACCGACGTCGTCATCAACCTGACCGCCGGGATGGGCGGCGACCTCGTCATCGACCCGGACGAGCCGCTGCGGCACCTGCCCGGTACGGACCTGGTCGGCGGCCTGGAGCGGCTGCCGCACGTCGAGGAACTGCTGCCCGACATCTGCACCCTGGACTGCGGCTCGCTGAACTTCGGCGAGGGCTCCAACCTCTACGTCTCGACGCCGGACATGCTGCGCGCGGGCGCCAGGCGCATCCAGGAGCTGGGCGTACGGCCGGAGCTGGAGATCTTCGACACCGGGCAGCTCTGGTTCGCCAAGCAGTTGCTCGCCGAAGGGCTGCTCGACGAGCCGACCGTCTTCCAGTTGTGCATGGGCGTCCCGTGGGGCGCGCCGGCCGACCCGGGCGTGCTCCAGTCGATGGTCGCGATGCTCCCCGAGGGCGCACAGTGGGCCAGCTTCGCGCTCGGCCGGATGCAGATGCCGTGGGTCGCCCAGTCCATCCTGCTCGGCGGCAACGTCCGGGTGGGCCTGGAGGACAACCTCTATCTGAGCAAGGGCGTCAAGGCGACCAACGGCCAGTTGGTCGAACGCGCCGTGCAGATCACGGAGTTGCTGGGCGCGACGGTCGCCACCCCGGACCAGGCCCGCGCCCGTCTCGGCCTGAAGCCGCGCGGCTGA
- a CDS encoding 3-hydroxyacyl-CoA dehydrogenase NAD-binding domain-containing protein, with translation MSPTPPSSVRRVACIGAGVIGGGWVAHFLARGYDVTAWDPAPDAEDKLRRLVTAAWPALEQLGLAEGASPDRLTMAPTLAEAVADAEFVQESAPEKLELKRDLLAQLDAATPPGVVIASSTSGYPMTDMQTAAATPGRLVVGHPFNPPYLIPLVEVVGGERTDRTAVEWAAAFYEAAGKSVITMDRELPGFIANRLQEALWREALHMVANGEATVEDIDTSITEGPGLRWAFMGPMLTFALAGGEGGMAHMLDHFGPSLKSPWTRLEAPELDRALRDAVVDGCDRAADGRTYAQLVAERDQGVIDVLRATGRLDGPTR, from the coding sequence ATGTCCCCCACCCCTCCCTCCTCCGTACGCCGTGTGGCGTGCATCGGCGCCGGCGTCATAGGCGGCGGCTGGGTCGCCCACTTCCTCGCCCGCGGCTACGACGTCACCGCCTGGGACCCCGCGCCGGACGCCGAGGACAAGCTGCGCCGCCTGGTCACGGCCGCCTGGCCGGCCCTGGAGCAGCTCGGCCTGGCCGAAGGCGCCTCGCCGGACCGCCTGACCATGGCGCCGACCCTCGCCGAAGCCGTCGCGGACGCCGAGTTCGTGCAGGAGAGCGCCCCCGAGAAGCTGGAGCTCAAGCGCGATCTGCTCGCCCAGCTCGACGCCGCCACCCCGCCCGGCGTGGTCATCGCCTCCTCCACCTCCGGCTATCCGATGACCGACATGCAGACGGCGGCCGCCACGCCCGGCCGTCTGGTCGTCGGGCACCCGTTCAACCCGCCGTACCTGATCCCGCTGGTCGAGGTGGTCGGCGGGGAGCGGACCGACCGTACGGCGGTCGAGTGGGCCGCGGCGTTCTACGAGGCGGCGGGCAAGTCCGTGATCACCATGGACCGGGAGCTGCCCGGCTTCATCGCCAACCGCCTCCAGGAGGCCCTGTGGCGCGAGGCGCTGCACATGGTCGCCAACGGCGAGGCCACGGTCGAGGACATCGACACCTCGATCACCGAAGGGCCGGGGCTGCGCTGGGCGTTCATGGGCCCGATGCTGACGTTCGCGCTGGCCGGCGGCGAGGGCGGGATGGCCCACATGCTCGACCACTTCGGCCCGTCGCTGAAGTCCCCCTGGACCCGGCTGGAGGCCCCGGAGCTGGACCGGGCGCTGCGGGACGCGGTGGTCGACGGCTGCGACCGGGCCGCCGACGGCCGTACGTACGCGCAGCTCGTCGCCGAGCGCGACCAGGGCGTCATCGACGTGCTGCGGGCGACCGGCCGACTGGACGGGCCCACCCGGTGA
- a CDS encoding thioesterase family protein, translated as MTARLPLFRRTVQDDWIDYNGHLSEAYYVLVFGFATDALMDAAGLGPAYRARTGHSLYTVEAHVRYLAEVPRGAELLVRTTVLGVSAKKVRFVHEMYVGDAAGDPVATEEIFALHVHQGEGRAAPLPEEAYERLAELAETAGPAPEWAGRGIREV; from the coding sequence GTGACGGCGCGGCTGCCGCTGTTCCGGCGGACGGTCCAGGACGACTGGATCGACTACAACGGCCACCTCTCCGAGGCGTACTACGTCCTGGTCTTCGGCTTCGCCACGGACGCCCTCATGGACGCGGCCGGCCTCGGCCCGGCCTACCGCGCCCGCACCGGCCATTCGCTCTACACGGTCGAGGCACATGTGCGCTACCTCGCGGAGGTGCCGCGGGGCGCCGAACTCCTCGTACGGACCACGGTCCTCGGAGTGAGCGCGAAGAAGGTGCGCTTCGTCCACGAGATGTACGTGGGGGACGCGGCCGGCGATCCGGTGGCGACCGAGGAGATCTTCGCCCTGCACGTCCACCAGGGTGAGGGGCGCGCCGCGCCGCTGCCCGAGGAGGCGTACGAGCGGCTGGCGGAACTGGCCGAAACCGCCGGACCGGCTCCGGAGTGGGCCGGCCGGGGCATCCGGGAGGTGTAG
- a CDS encoding DUF427 domain-containing protein, protein MPSVPGHRITVEQGTEHVRVVHDGQVVADSRRPLLLHETGCPVRYYLPPEDVRTDLLVPSETRTHCPFKGDASYWSLSGGPEDIAWAYPAPKSAVEQIKDHLCFYAAELV, encoded by the coding sequence ATGCCGTCCGTACCAGGTCACCGCATCACCGTCGAGCAGGGCACCGAGCACGTCCGGGTCGTCCACGACGGCCAGGTGGTCGCCGACAGCCGCCGTCCGCTGCTGCTCCACGAGACCGGCTGTCCGGTGCGCTACTACCTGCCGCCGGAGGACGTCCGGACGGATCTGCTGGTGCCGTCCGAGACCCGTACGCACTGCCCGTTCAAGGGAGATGCCTCCTACTGGTCGCTTTCCGGTGGCCCGGAGGACATCGCGTGGGCCTACCCTGCGCCGAAGTCCGCGGTCGAGCAGATCAAGGACCATCTGTGCTTCTACGCGGCGGAGTTGGTGTGA
- a CDS encoding metallophosphoesterase family protein, whose product MTPTPRAAKSHSTRPARPFLTNPRTGIPTAAGVVLALVGGAVLWSPAGRADAAPERTAAKAGAFTVVAAGDIAEQCTASSSSCVHPKTAAQVKKIDPAFVLTMGDNQYDDARLKDFQKYYDTSWGAFKDKTRPVAGNHETYDPAGKLAGYKSYFGSIAYPKGKSYYSFDHGNWHFVALDSNSLDSTQTKWLKDDLAANSKKCVAAYWHHPLFSSGEHGNQPVSRSVWKALYDAKAELVLNGHDHHYERFAPQDPDGKADPKGPVELLAGMGGANPYKIEEVQPNSEKRLTKTFGVVKLNFHDDGFSWDLVGTDGKTKDSSPSYQCH is encoded by the coding sequence ATGACGCCCACCCCCCGCGCCGCGAAGTCCCACAGCACCCGCCCTGCCAGGCCCTTCCTCACCAACCCCCGCACCGGCATACCCACCGCCGCGGGCGTGGTCCTCGCGCTCGTCGGCGGTGCGGTGCTGTGGTCGCCCGCCGGGCGCGCGGACGCCGCGCCCGAGCGGACGGCCGCCAAGGCCGGCGCCTTCACCGTGGTCGCCGCCGGGGACATCGCCGAGCAGTGCACCGCGAGCAGCAGTAGCTGCGTGCACCCGAAGACCGCGGCCCAGGTCAAGAAGATCGACCCGGCCTTCGTGCTCACCATGGGCGACAACCAGTACGACGACGCCCGGCTGAAGGACTTCCAGAAGTACTACGACACCTCCTGGGGCGCCTTCAAGGACAAGACCCGCCCGGTCGCCGGCAACCACGAGACGTACGACCCGGCCGGCAAGCTGGCCGGTTACAAGTCCTACTTCGGCTCCATCGCCTACCCCAAGGGCAAGAGCTACTACAGCTTCGACCACGGCAACTGGCACTTCGTCGCACTGGACTCCAACAGCCTGGACTCCACGCAGACCAAGTGGCTCAAGGACGACCTCGCCGCCAACTCCAAGAAGTGCGTGGCCGCCTACTGGCACCACCCGCTGTTCTCCTCCGGCGAGCACGGCAACCAGCCGGTCAGCCGCTCGGTGTGGAAGGCCCTGTACGACGCCAAGGCCGAGCTGGTGCTCAACGGGCACGACCACCACTACGAGCGCTTCGCGCCGCAGGACCCGGACGGCAAGGCCGACCCGAAGGGCCCGGTCGAGCTGCTCGCCGGAATGGGCGGCGCCAACCCGTACAAGATCGAGGAGGTCCAGCCGAACAGCGAGAAGCGGCTGACCAAGACCTTCGGCGTGGTCAAGCTGAACTTCCACGACGACGGGTTCTCCTGGGACCTGGTCGGCACGGACGGGAAGACGAAGGACAGCAGCCCGTCCTACCAGTGCCACTGA
- a CDS encoding MFS transporter — translation MYLATTDAAAATTKLTRGRVAGPVLALGTVSLVTDISSEMVTAVLPLYFVLQLGLSPLQFGFLDGLYNGVTALVRLAGGHAADRGGRHKLVAGTGYALSALSRLGLLLAGGGTAGISAAIAADRIGKGVRTAPRDALISLSSPPDALGRAFGVHRAMDTTGALLGPLAAFALLWATADAYDAVFVVSFCVGLLGVLLLVAFVPGRAALGPVAAPAAGPRVPLRGRIAEPLRDAAFRRIMAAAVLLGAATIGDSFVYLLLQKQLVFAVRWFPLLPLGTAAVYLLLAVPAGRLGDRIGRRVPFLFGHAALLAAYVLLLVVGDGTVLLAGVLVLVGVFYAATDGVLMALAGPALPAARQASGMALLQTGQALSRLLAAAGFGAAWTLWGSRAALVIAVVVLAAALAGAAALLPRTERRSSWS, via the coding sequence ATGTATCTCGCCACCACGGACGCGGCCGCCGCCACCACGAAGCTGACGCGCGGCCGCGTCGCCGGACCGGTCCTCGCGCTCGGCACGGTCAGCCTGGTCACCGACATCTCCTCCGAGATGGTCACCGCGGTGCTGCCGCTCTACTTCGTCCTCCAGCTCGGGCTCTCCCCGCTCCAGTTCGGGTTCCTGGACGGGCTCTACAACGGTGTCACCGCGCTCGTACGGCTGGCCGGCGGGCACGCCGCCGACCGGGGCGGGCGGCACAAGCTGGTGGCCGGCACCGGCTACGCGCTGTCCGCGCTGTCCCGGCTGGGCCTGCTGCTCGCGGGCGGCGGTACGGCCGGGATCAGCGCGGCCATCGCCGCCGACCGCATCGGCAAGGGCGTACGGACCGCCCCGCGCGACGCGCTGATCTCGCTCAGCAGCCCGCCCGACGCGCTGGGCCGGGCGTTCGGCGTGCACCGCGCGATGGACACCACGGGCGCGCTGCTCGGGCCGCTGGCCGCGTTCGCCCTGCTGTGGGCGACCGCGGACGCCTACGACGCGGTGTTCGTCGTCAGTTTCTGCGTCGGGCTGCTCGGCGTCCTGCTGCTGGTCGCGTTCGTACCGGGGCGCGCCGCCCTGGGGCCGGTGGCCGCACCCGCCGCCGGGCCGCGGGTACCGCTGCGCGGCAGGATCGCCGAGCCGCTGCGCGACGCCGCCTTCCGGCGCATCATGGCGGCCGCCGTCCTGCTGGGTGCCGCCACCATCGGCGACTCGTTCGTCTACCTGCTGCTCCAGAAGCAACTGGTCTTCGCGGTGCGCTGGTTCCCGCTGCTGCCGCTCGGCACCGCCGCGGTCTACCTGCTGCTGGCGGTGCCCGCCGGGCGGCTCGGCGACCGTATCGGGCGCCGGGTGCCCTTCCTCTTCGGCCACGCGGCGCTGCTCGCCGCGTACGTGCTGCTGCTGGTCGTCGGTGACGGCACCGTCCTGCTGGCCGGTGTACTGGTGCTGGTCGGGGTGTTCTACGCCGCCACCGACGGCGTACTCATGGCCCTCGCAGGGCCTGCCCTGCCCGCGGCACGGCAGGCGAGCGGCATGGCCCTGCTGCAAACGGGCCAGGCACTGAGCCGACTGCTCGCCGCCGCCGGGTTCGGCGCCGCGTGGACGCTGTGGGGCAGCCGGGCAGCGCTGGTCATCGCCGTCGTCGTCCTCGCGGCCGCCCTCGCGGGTGCTGCCGCGCTGCTTCCCCGTACGGAAAGGCGTTCCTCGTGGTCATGA
- a CDS encoding DUF309 domain-containing protein, which yields MPDEAPEPPAAARDRDPEGRARNARPRDGLGRPLPYGTPGVARQPEGVERSPREALTEAQDLLDRGLPFHAHEVLEDAWKMSPEPERQLWRGLAQLAVGLTHAARGNAKGGAALLLRGTGAIAPYADTVPYGIDVPGLTDWAQDLADRLDRPVAAAGNAPRLCGGGGTGTAE from the coding sequence ATCCCGGACGAAGCCCCGGAACCCCCGGCCGCCGCCCGTGACCGCGACCCCGAAGGCCGGGCCCGCAACGCCCGGCCGCGGGACGGACTCGGGCGTCCGCTGCCGTACGGCACACCGGGCGTGGCCCGCCAGCCCGAAGGCGTCGAACGCAGCCCCCGGGAGGCGCTCACCGAAGCGCAGGACCTCCTGGACCGCGGGCTGCCCTTCCACGCCCACGAGGTGCTGGAGGACGCCTGGAAGATGTCGCCCGAGCCGGAGCGGCAACTGTGGCGCGGCCTCGCCCAGCTCGCCGTCGGCCTGACCCACGCCGCCCGGGGCAACGCCAAGGGCGGCGCGGCACTGCTGCTCCGGGGCACCGGCGCGATCGCCCCGTACGCGGACACGGTTCCGTACGGCATCGACGTCCCCGGCCTCACGGACTGGGCGCAAGACCTCGCGGACCGGCTCGACAGGCCGGTGGCGGCGGCCGGGAACGCGCCCCGCCTGTGCGGCGGCGGGGGCACCGGGACGGCGGAGTAG
- a CDS encoding D-alanyl-D-alanine carboxypeptidase family protein, with amino-acid sequence MALQTLLSRNAGVLAVIAATGLTLTSIPAVARAEQVAVGRRAVDPGAGAAEGQVADQLGDRTGRTVVGAGAPALPDGVSARAWTVTDVRTGDVLAARNAHQRLAPASTLKTLFAVTVLPKFRAGAVHKVTPAELAGIGQGSSLVGIKEGSSYQVADLWRGVFLRSGNDAVRVLAAMNGGWTATAREMQARARQLGARDTSVKSPDGYDSPGQVSSAYDLSVFGRAGLANADFAGYCGTTTARFPSKGSPSFEIQNTNRLLSGADGLRRYPGIVGVKNGYTSNAGNTLIAAARRGGRTLLVTVLNPQSGASNAVYHEAGSLLDWGFRAAGRARPVGSLVAAAPGGRTTPSADGARSGAERLSASARPVAAQVSREPGRWSHTTGWAVAGGFAVALAVGAVFGWRMYVRGRRTPGGGS; translated from the coding sequence ATGGCACTTCAGACGCTTCTGTCCCGGAATGCCGGTGTGCTGGCCGTCATCGCCGCCACCGGGCTGACGCTCACCTCCATACCGGCGGTGGCCCGCGCCGAGCAGGTGGCGGTGGGCCGGCGGGCCGTGGACCCGGGGGCGGGGGCGGCCGAGGGGCAGGTGGCGGACCAGTTGGGCGACCGTACGGGGCGCACGGTGGTGGGGGCCGGGGCTCCCGCGCTGCCCGACGGCGTGTCGGCCCGCGCCTGGACGGTGACGGACGTCCGTACGGGCGACGTGCTGGCGGCCAGGAATGCGCACCAGCGGCTCGCGCCGGCCAGCACCCTCAAGACCCTGTTCGCGGTCACCGTGCTGCCGAAGTTCCGCGCGGGAGCCGTGCACAAGGTCACCCCGGCGGAACTGGCGGGCATCGGCCAGGGCAGCAGCCTCGTCGGCATCAAGGAGGGCAGCAGCTACCAGGTCGCCGACCTGTGGCGCGGGGTCTTCCTGCGCTCCGGCAACGACGCCGTACGGGTGCTCGCCGCGATGAACGGCGGCTGGACGGCCACCGCCCGCGAGATGCAGGCCAGGGCCCGGCAACTGGGTGCCCGCGACACCTCGGTGAAGTCCCCGGACGGGTACGACAGCCCGGGACAGGTGTCCTCGGCGTACGACCTGAGCGTCTTCGGCCGCGCGGGGCTCGCCAACGCCGACTTCGCCGGGTACTGCGGGACGACGACGGCCCGGTTCCCCAGCAAGGGCAGTCCTTCGTTCGAGATCCAGAACACCAACCGGCTGCTGTCCGGTGCGGACGGGCTGCGGCGCTATCCGGGCATCGTCGGCGTCAAGAACGGCTACACCAGCAACGCCGGCAACACGCTGATCGCCGCGGCCCGACGGGGCGGCCGGACGCTGCTGGTGACCGTGCTGAATCCGCAGTCCGGCGCGTCCAACGCCGTCTACCACGAGGCGGGTTCGCTGCTGGACTGGGGTTTCCGTGCCGCGGGCAGGGCTCGCCCGGTCGGCTCCCTCGTGGCCGCCGCACCGGGCGGCCGGACCACCCCCTCGGCCGACGGAGCGCGGAGCGGCGCCGAGCGCCTCTCCGCCTCCGCACGGCCGGTCGCCGCGCAGGTGTCCCGGGAACCCGGCCGGTGGTCGCACACCACGGGGTGGGCGGTCGCCGGCGGCTTCGCCGTGGCCCTCGCGGTGGGCGCGGTGTTCGGCTGGCGCATGTACGTACGCGGACGGCGCACGCCCGGGGGCGGCTCCTGA
- a CDS encoding cytochrome P450 family protein produces the protein MQKTAETGPDDLIDVTHLLDDPYAGYAALRDAGPVHRVAGPDGQPAWLVTRYEDVRRGLSDPRLSLDKRHAGGGYRGFSLPPALDANLLNMDPPDHTRVRRLVAKAFTPARVEKLREPVRRLADGLLDAVAESGRTDLIASYAGPLPIVVICDLLGVPERDRPDFRSWTDALITPDPARPEQTKQAVGAMLRYYTGLIAAKRTAPGDDLLSDLIMVRDGGTDGTADGGTDGSAGPDAEADGDRLTEDELTSLAFLLLFAGYENTVHLIGNSVLALLDHPERLTALRADPAELGKAVEEFARYDGPVALAIRRFPVEDVEIGGVLVPRGETVLLSLASANRDPHRFPDAGTLDPDRDAAGHLMFGHGIHYCLGAALARMETETALAALISRFPGLRLDVPRDGLRYRRTLRARGLISLPVAW, from the coding sequence ATGCAGAAGACCGCCGAGACCGGCCCCGACGACCTCATCGACGTGACGCATCTCCTGGACGACCCGTACGCCGGCTACGCGGCGCTGCGGGACGCCGGGCCCGTACACCGCGTCGCCGGCCCCGACGGACAGCCCGCGTGGCTGGTGACACGGTACGAGGACGTGCGCCGCGGACTGTCCGATCCACGGCTCTCGCTCGACAAACGCCATGCGGGCGGCGGCTACCGAGGGTTCTCGCTGCCGCCCGCGCTGGACGCCAACCTGCTCAACATGGATCCGCCGGACCACACACGGGTGCGCCGCCTGGTGGCGAAGGCGTTCACCCCCGCCCGGGTCGAGAAGCTGCGGGAACCCGTGCGGCGGCTCGCGGACGGCCTGCTGGACGCGGTGGCGGAGAGCGGACGGACCGACCTGATCGCCAGTTACGCCGGACCGCTGCCCATCGTCGTCATCTGCGACCTGCTCGGCGTACCGGAGCGGGACCGCCCGGACTTCCGGAGCTGGACCGACGCGCTGATCACGCCCGACCCGGCCCGGCCGGAGCAGACGAAGCAGGCCGTCGGGGCGATGCTGCGCTACTACACCGGTCTGATCGCGGCCAAGCGGACCGCGCCCGGGGACGACCTGCTGTCCGACCTGATCATGGTCAGGGACGGCGGTACGGACGGTACGGCGGACGGCGGTACGGACGGCAGCGCGGGCCCGGACGCGGAGGCGGACGGGGACCGGCTGACCGAGGACGAGCTGACCTCGCTCGCCTTCCTCCTGCTCTTCGCCGGCTACGAGAACACCGTCCACCTCATCGGCAATTCCGTACTCGCCCTGCTGGACCACCCCGAACGCCTCACGGCGTTGCGCGCGGATCCAGCCGAACTCGGGAAGGCCGTGGAGGAGTTCGCCCGCTACGACGGACCGGTCGCGCTGGCCATCCGCCGGTTCCCCGTCGAGGACGTGGAAATCGGTGGCGTGCTGGTGCCGCGGGGGGAGACTGTGCTGCTCTCCCTTGCCTCCGCCAACCGGGACCCGCACCGCTTCCCCGACGCCGGAACACTGGATCCGGACCGGGACGCCGCGGGCCACCTCATGTTCGGGCACGGCATCCACTACTGCCTCGGCGCGGCCCTCGCGCGCATGGAGACGGAGACCGCGCTGGCCGCTCTCATCAGCCGTTTTCCCGGGCTGCGGCTGGATGTTCCGCGGGACGGTCTGCGCTACCGCCGGACCCTGCGCGCACGTGGCTTGATCTCGCTCCCCGTCGCCTGGTAA
- a CDS encoding MAB_1171c family putative transporter, with protein MFDALYLCSGGAAWAVVAFKTRAWLGDRGNTDLGLTCVMSACVATGFLFSAPGVYRWLDRLTGVPNLSMVVLYSAVVVFAAGAFVLMLRWNSGTGAEGRARARTRSRAAVAVVAVTWAVAVLCFAVGRPDDVEHPRDFSTAYTGSPGVMTFLVLYLAIFGASLAGLGTLCPRYARQVGPSWLARGLRVLATGCWLGLVYCAGKLAGFVLSWAGHEAPWLSNGVAPLSASVAAVLVLTGLALPAVGTRAYAWRRLRRLHPLWKDVAAQAPEVAARRPAGAGRWRLTGLQRRADRQMAEIRDVQRGIRRYVESDTIDIARERGRAVVADERQLAAVAEAAALRRGLENRAIGLVPALGSDSVVVMAEDRVGERAPQGAAGGREQLPGGRAGCTCTGGVAELAAEFEHLARVADVYHSPLTDTVLTELRQRSATRRH; from the coding sequence GTGTTTGACGCGCTGTACCTGTGTTCCGGCGGGGCGGCCTGGGCCGTCGTCGCCTTCAAGACGCGCGCCTGGCTCGGCGACCGCGGCAATACGGACCTGGGCCTGACGTGCGTGATGAGCGCCTGCGTCGCGACCGGGTTCCTGTTCTCCGCCCCCGGCGTGTACCGGTGGCTCGACCGGCTGACCGGTGTGCCGAACCTGTCGATGGTCGTCCTCTACTCCGCGGTCGTGGTCTTCGCCGCCGGCGCGTTCGTCCTGATGCTGCGCTGGAACAGCGGCACGGGTGCGGAAGGCCGCGCGCGGGCCCGGACACGGTCCCGCGCGGCCGTGGCGGTGGTGGCCGTCACCTGGGCGGTCGCGGTCCTGTGCTTCGCCGTCGGACGGCCGGACGACGTGGAACACCCCCGCGACTTCAGTACGGCGTACACCGGCTCGCCAGGGGTGATGACGTTCCTGGTGCTGTATCTGGCCATTTTCGGCGCGAGCCTCGCCGGGCTCGGCACCCTCTGCCCGCGCTACGCCCGCCAGGTCGGTCCGTCCTGGCTCGCCCGCGGCCTGCGGGTGCTGGCCACGGGGTGCTGGCTCGGCCTGGTGTACTGCGCCGGCAAGCTGGCCGGCTTCGTGCTGTCCTGGGCCGGGCACGAGGCGCCGTGGCTCTCCAACGGGGTGGCGCCGCTGAGCGCTTCGGTCGCCGCCGTCCTGGTGCTGACCGGGCTCGCGCTGCCGGCCGTCGGCACCCGGGCGTACGCCTGGCGCCGGCTGCGCCGGCTGCACCCGCTGTGGAAGGACGTCGCCGCGCAGGCTCCCGAGGTCGCCGCGCGGCGTCCGGCCGGGGCCGGCCGGTGGCGGCTCACCGGTCTCCAGCGGCGCGCCGACCGGCAGATGGCGGAGATCCGGGACGTCCAGCGCGGCATCCGGCGGTACGTGGAGTCGGACACCATCGACATCGCGCGGGAGCGCGGGCGCGCGGTCGTGGCGGACGAACGGCAGCTCGCGGCCGTCGCGGAGGCCGCCGCGCTGCGCCGCGGACTGGAGAACCGGGCGATCGGCCTCGTACCCGCCCTCGGTTCCGACAGCGTGGTGGTGATGGCCGAGGATCGGGTGGGGGAGCGCGCGCCCCAGGGGGCGGCCGGGGGCCGGGAGCAACTGCCGGGCGGCCGGGCCGGGTGTACCTGTACCGGGGGCGTGGCCGAACTCGCGGCGGAGTTCGAACACTTGGCGCGGGTCGCGGACGTATACCACTCGCCGCTGACGGACACGGTGCTCACCGAACTGCGGCAGCGCAGCGCCACGCGGCGGCACTGA